The genome window GGGCTTTTACTTTCACGCCAAGGGAATCAGCCAGCGTGTCGGCGGCTGGGGAGTCAACAATGTGCTGGTGGGGCCGCCGCCGGTGCTTCCGATTGTGGTGTCGGCCTTGTCGTTGCTGGGGCTGCTCGCCCTGTACCTGTGAGGAGGGGAGCGCCATGACTGTGAAAACCATTTATCCCGAATATGACGTGATGCAAGAGAGCCCCCACTGGGATGAGAACACCCGTGTGCTGGTGCAAACACGATTGCAGCCACCGGCGATGCCCCAGGTGTTTACACCCCTCGAATTTTCCGTCTTGCAAGCGGTCATTGGCCGGCTCGTCGATGAGAATGACGAGAACTTGATAATTCGCGTGGCGGGGCAGTTGGACCGCCATCTCTCGGAAAAGCAAGGCCAGGGCTATCATCCCGTCACAGAGCCGCCTGAGGAGCAACTGCTGCGGGGCGGCTTGGCCTGGCTGGACGCGACTGCCTTGCAACTGCACCAGCGATCGTTCCTGCAACTGGCCCCTTGGGAGATGGACGATGTTCTCGGCAAGGCCCAGCGCGGGGAAGTGACCTGGACAGGCCTGTCATCGCAAGACTTTTTTAAGAAAATGCTTCGGACGGCCATCGATTTCTTTTACTCCCAGCCGGAGGTCTGGTCGGAGATCGGCTATGGCGGACCAGCGTACCCGCGCGGCTACTACCGGATTGAATACGGGTTAAAAGACCCTTGGGAACCACGGCTCGACCTGGAACGGGTGGAGGAGCGGGCCAAAGACGGTTTGGGACCTGGTCCCGTTCGGAGGGTGGACCGATGAACCATCAAACCGGCTTGGCCTGGAAGTGGCTCGAAGAAGAGGTGGACGCCGTCATCGTCGGCGCCGGGGCGACGGGGGCCGTTGTGGCCAGGGAGTTGGGGCAAGCGGGGCTGCGGGTGGTGCTCATCGAGGCGGGGCCCTATTGGGAGGTGAGCCGCGATTTCGTCAGCGACGAGTTGCATATGCGGCGAACGGCCTGGCGCTACAAACGGCTGACAGCCGGAACCAACCCGCCCGAACTGGGCCACAACACCTCCGGTTCCGGTGTCGGCGGCGGAACGCTCCATTTTACCGCTGTCGTCCCCCGCTTCTTTCCCTCCGATTTTCGCGCCCGCTCCACCGACGGGGTGGGAGAGGACTGGCCCATCGACTACGCCGATATCGAGCCCTACTACGGAAAACTGGAAGAAGAAATCCCCGTTTCGGGGCCAAAAAACTACCCTTGGGGCGCCTTCCCCGGTCCCTACCCCTACCCTGAGAGGGAACCGATCGCCGGAACCCACCAGGTGTTGCGCATCGGCTGCGAAAAGCTCGGCATCAGCAGTTCTATCGCCCCCCTGGCCATCCTGTCGGCGCCCTACCGGGGACGGCCGCCTTGCATCAACCGGGGCTTTTGCGCCCAGGGCTGCCTGCCCAATTCCAAGTTTTCCACTCTGATTCACCACATCCCCCAGGCCCTGGACGCAGGGGTGGAACTGCGCCACGGCTGCATGGTCAATCAGGTGCTCTGCCGTCCCGATGACCGGGTGGAAGGGGTGACCTTCCTCTTCAACGGCCAGGAATACCGGCAACGGGCGCGGGCGGTTATCCTCTGCGCCTCGGCAATCGAGACGCCCAGGCTGCTCTTGATGTCCGTTGACGGCCGCCACCCCAATGGCCTGGCCAACAGCAGCGGCATGGTGGGCAAGTGCTTTATGCTCCACTCGGGCCACGAGGTCATGGCGAGATTTTCCGAGGAGATCCTTCCATATAAAGGGACTCCAGTCCTGGCCTTGACCCAGGAATTTTATGAGACCCCTGCCGATCGCTCGCGCGCTCGCGGCTTCACCATCCTCGCCCATGGCTCACGACCGCTGGCCTTCATGAACATCGTCGCCAAGGCCACCGGGTTGTGGGGGAAAAACCTGCGCGAGATCGGCCGTGACTATAACTACTTTGCACGCTTGTCCATCGTCGGTGAGACCCTGCCCAGCGAGAACAACCGGATCAGTTTGTCCGATCAGAAGGATGAGGTCGGTCTCCCGGCGCCGCAGGTGACCTTCACCTTCGGAGAAAACGACCACAAGGTGATCGCCCAAGGCATCGAGATGTGCAGGCGCATCCTTGAAGCCGCCGGAGGCAAGGTGGAGTTTGTGGCGCCCGATACGTCCCATATGCTCGGCGGTTGCCGGATGGGCGATGACCGCCAGCGCTCTGTCGTCGACAGGTGGGGGCGCGCCCATGACCACCCCAACCTGTTCATCGCCGATACCTCCCTTTTCGTCACCTCAGGCGCTTCCAACCCGACCATCACGGCCATGGCCTTGGCTTGGCGGACGGCAGACGCGATCAAGGAAGCCTTCCGGCAGGGGGAACTGTAACATCGGCCTGTCGTCATCGTCAGGCTGCCGGGATGTGGGTACCCCGTCTTTCCATGCCAGGGAGGACGGGGTTCTCGTTTATCGACAGGCAGGGACGGCAAAGATAGGGGGGAGGAAACGGCAGGAGCGAGGTGAGCGAGTCGTGGAAGAGCGTCGGGAAGACTTTTTTAGGGGCCTGTTGGCGG of Heliomicrobium gestii contains these proteins:
- a CDS encoding GMC family oxidoreductase; translated protein: MNHQTGLAWKWLEEEVDAVIVGAGATGAVVARELGQAGLRVVLIEAGPYWEVSRDFVSDELHMRRTAWRYKRLTAGTNPPELGHNTSGSGVGGGTLHFTAVVPRFFPSDFRARSTDGVGEDWPIDYADIEPYYGKLEEEIPVSGPKNYPWGAFPGPYPYPEREPIAGTHQVLRIGCEKLGISSSIAPLAILSAPYRGRPPCINRGFCAQGCLPNSKFSTLIHHIPQALDAGVELRHGCMVNQVLCRPDDRVEGVTFLFNGQEYRQRARAVILCASAIETPRLLLMSVDGRHPNGLANSSGMVGKCFMLHSGHEVMARFSEEILPYKGTPVLALTQEFYETPADRSRARGFTILAHGSRPLAFMNIVAKATGLWGKNLREIGRDYNYFARLSIVGETLPSENNRISLSDQKDEVGLPAPQVTFTFGENDHKVIAQGIEMCRRILEAAGGKVEFVAPDTSHMLGGCRMGDDRQRSVVDRWGRAHDHPNLFIADTSLFVTSGASNPTITAMALAWRTADAIKEAFRQGEL
- a CDS encoding gluconate 2-dehydrogenase subunit 3 family protein; the encoded protein is MTVKTIYPEYDVMQESPHWDENTRVLVQTRLQPPAMPQVFTPLEFSVLQAVIGRLVDENDENLIIRVAGQLDRHLSEKQGQGYHPVTEPPEEQLLRGGLAWLDATALQLHQRSFLQLAPWEMDDVLGKAQRGEVTWTGLSSQDFFKKMLRTAIDFFYSQPEVWSEIGYGGPAYPRGYYRIEYGLKDPWEPRLDLERVEERAKDGLGPGPVRRVDR